The window GTAAAGGAGACCCACAGGTTGCTATAAGTAAACACTGTAATCAGCATGCAAGGTAATTTCCAACATGGAGAAAGTGAATGTGCAATGTATATATGGTATCAGTGCAAGGTGCCAGCTACtggctaaagaaaaaaaaaaatcaactaagTCAACGGATGGCTGAAAAATTCTGAAACTGGTCTGCGCTTTCCCACAATCTCCTCACTTTCCTCTGGCTCTTCATAAAGAGAGGAGATGGATGGATATTTGTCCCTTGTTTTTAGCTTCTTCTTTGTATTAGAGGGTGCAGTAAAAAACTTGTTCAGGGATCCAGGCTTTTTGAAGCCTTTTGCCAAATCATGAAAAGCAATGTCATCAGAAAGGACACCAAGAAGGGCACTGGTGGATCCTAATAAGGAGGCAGCAACCTTTGAGTTCTTTCTTATAGGAGTGGCATGTTCTGTATTAATGCAGGCTGGATCCTTCAAAAGATACCGGAGCTGCACAGGGGATTCTTTCTTTAAGTAATGATAAGGCTTTTTTCCACTGTTATCTCGGAGATGGACCTTTGCATTGTAGTCTTTTATTAAcagaattataacatccttacgTTCATGGATAGTAGCTATATGTAATGGTGTATATCCTCCAAAAGACCTCACATTCACATTAATGCTAATGCCACCTTTTCTACTTAGGTCAAATAATAAGTTAAGCATTTCGGTGTTCCCGCTCTTGGCTGCCCAGTGCAGGGCTGTAAATCCAGATATAAAGTCTTTCTTGTCAGCCAGCTCACTGTCATTCATAATGAGACCAAGGAGTATGTGATTCCAGCGTCCATTAGTGGCATTTACCAGCCACTTATGTTCATAGGGTACCAAGGGAACCACATCTGAATATTTGTTTTCCTCACTTACTTTAACCATTTTGGATGACTTCTTGATTTGAGAGGACCTGGATCCTGCATCATCCAATTGCTTCCAGTCCACAAGGGGGGCTATGTATACGTCAGGAAGCAAAGCCTCCTGAACAGCAGAAGCAGAGGGGGTGGGTTGCAGATAACTCTGATCATTCTGGTTTGTTTCTGTAGCATCAAATGAAGACTGAGCATACCGTAAAGGCAGCATGTGCGGCTTCTGAGCCCCTTCTTTGAGCTGACCATCAGACACTGATTTAGGAATAGGCACTGGTCCTGAACTATCCATTCGAGCCACAATAGAAAAAACAGactctctgctgccttcatttTCATACTCTGCAATAGAAATCAATTCATTTAAGTTGCTTAATTCAGTTTGGTCAGTGGTTTCATATGCACTCTCCCCAATACCAGAGTCTTTTATCTCTGG is drawn from Mixophyes fleayi isolate aMixFle1 unplaced genomic scaffold, aMixFle1.hap1 Scaffold_4000, whole genome shotgun sequence and contains these coding sequences:
- the LOC142134129 gene encoding ankyrin repeat domain-containing protein SOWAHA-like, with the protein product MAVTQEVVLNYMLEQGGKVKNSDLLRKFKPVVESPDPQEKANNRELFKRFVNNIAVVKDEEGSKVVVLKKKYTYLLTETGQSRNTLDVKEKEPSQCKRQLKEAETQIVPVCQNNLEEKAPNYQKRKTSLQDLLEPQDSIPEIKDSGIGESAYETTDQTELSNLNELISIAEYENEGSRESVFSIVARMDSSGPVPIPKSVSDGQLKEGAQKPHMLPLRYAQSSFDATETNQNDQSYLQPTPSASAVQEALLPDVYIAPLVDWKQLDDAGSRSSQIKKSSKMVKVSEENKYSDVVPLVPYEHKWLVNATNGRWNHILLGLIMNDSELADKKDFISGFTALHWAAKSGNTEMLNLLFDLSRKGGISINVNVRSFGGYTPLHIATIHERKDVIILLIKDYNAKVHLRDNSGKKPYHYLKKESPVQLRYLLKDPACINTEHATPIRKNSKVAASLLGSTSALLGVLSDDIAFHDLAKGFKKPGSLNKFFTAPSNTKKKLKTRDKYPSISSLYEEPEESEEIVGKRRPVSEFFSHPLT